A portion of the Mycobacteriales bacterium genome contains these proteins:
- a CDS encoding SAM-dependent chlorinase/fluorinase, with protein MSFGLVSFTTDYGTADGFVAACKGVLATKAPGVRVIDVTHEVPAQDVRRGAAVLAQTVPWLPPAVHLAVVDPGVGTDRRGVAIVTPRGILVGPDNGLLVPAAEALGGIEAAYELAEAKYHLPVVTATFHGRDVFAPVSAQLCLGLEPSRLGPPAADLVRLPAPVVRVGAGELRSEVLTVDRFGNVQLAATETDLAAAGLTGAAVIHAARVGRPGPDTAGPAPDAAGVASGEGARVGRTFGDVGVGELLVLPDSDGFTSIAVNRGDAAARLGLAPGDEVVLRRPEP; from the coding sequence ATGAGCTTCGGCCTGGTCTCGTTCACCACCGACTACGGCACGGCGGACGGGTTCGTCGCGGCCTGCAAGGGCGTGCTGGCGACCAAGGCACCCGGGGTGCGGGTCATCGACGTGACCCACGAGGTGCCGGCCCAGGACGTCCGGCGCGGAGCGGCCGTGCTGGCCCAGACGGTGCCCTGGCTGCCGCCGGCGGTGCACCTGGCCGTCGTCGACCCCGGCGTCGGTACGGACCGGCGCGGCGTCGCGATCGTCACGCCGCGCGGGATCCTGGTCGGCCCGGACAACGGGCTGCTGGTGCCGGCGGCGGAGGCCCTCGGCGGGATCGAGGCCGCGTACGAGCTGGCGGAGGCGAAGTACCACCTGCCGGTGGTGACGGCGACGTTCCACGGGCGGGACGTGTTCGCGCCGGTGAGCGCGCAGCTCTGCCTGGGGCTGGAGCCGTCCCGGCTCGGCCCGCCGGCGGCGGACCTGGTCCGGCTGCCTGCGCCGGTCGTCCGGGTGGGAGCGGGTGAGCTGCGGTCCGAGGTGCTGACCGTCGACCGGTTCGGCAACGTGCAGCTCGCGGCGACCGAGACCGATCTCGCCGCGGCCGGTCTGACCGGCGCCGCGGTGATCCACGCGGCCCGGGTCGGCCGGCCCGGGCCGGACACCGCCGGACCCGCGCCGGACGCGGCTGGGGTGGCGTCGGGCGAGGGGGCGCGGGTGGGGCGGACGTTCGGGGACGTGGGCGTGGGCGAGCTGCTGGTGCTGCCGGACTCGGACGGGTTCACGTCGATCGCGGTCAACCGCGGCGACGCGGCCGCCCGGCTCGGCCTCGCCCCGGGCGACGAGGTGGTCCTCCGCCGCCCGGAGCCGTGA
- a CDS encoding NAD(P)-binding domain-containing protein, producing the protein MKIGIIGAGMIGGSLATLFTRAGHEVALANSRGPETLADKVAELGPNAHAATAADAAAFGEVVAVAIPLKAYESLPPEWFAGKIVIDLDNYYPERDGQIAALDSKSATSSELLARHLPEARVVKAFNTIYFEHLRDRGRTDAPASDRYALPIAGDDAEAKALLTGFIDEFGFSAVDTGTLAESWRQEPDTPVYGAEVQPDQATVLIAQATR; encoded by the coding sequence ATGAAGATCGGAATCATCGGCGCCGGCATGATCGGCGGCTCGCTCGCAACCCTGTTCACCCGCGCCGGCCACGAGGTGGCCCTGGCCAACTCCCGCGGCCCGGAGACGCTGGCCGACAAGGTCGCCGAGCTCGGCCCCAACGCGCACGCGGCGACCGCGGCCGACGCCGCGGCGTTCGGCGAGGTGGTCGCGGTCGCGATCCCGCTGAAGGCGTACGAGTCGCTGCCGCCGGAGTGGTTCGCGGGCAAGATCGTGATCGACCTGGACAACTACTACCCGGAGCGCGACGGTCAGATCGCCGCGCTGGACTCGAAGTCGGCGACCTCCTCCGAGCTGCTGGCCCGGCACCTGCCCGAGGCCCGCGTGGTCAAGGCGTTCAACACGATCTACTTCGAGCACCTGCGCGACCGCGGCCGTACGGACGCACCGGCCTCCGACCGGTACGCGCTTCCGATCGCCGGCGACGACGCCGAGGCCAAGGCGCTGCTGACCGGCTTCATCGACGAGTTCGGCTTCAGCGCCGTCGACACCGGCACGCTGGCCGAGAGCTGGCGGCAGGAGCCGGACACCCCGGTCTACGGCGCCGAGGTCCAGCCCGACCAGGCCACCGTCCTGATCGCCCAGGCGACCCGCTAG
- a CDS encoding phosphopantetheine-binding protein, which translates to MTVPEILAGVLADPAVATLPAGTALLSGGLGLDSVTVVRLLAAIRTETGVDVADLDLDLDSLATIGTLTDFVGAHSGTG; encoded by the coding sequence GTGACCGTGCCCGAGATCCTGGCCGGGGTACTGGCCGACCCGGCCGTGGCCACGCTGCCGGCCGGCACCGCGCTGCTGTCCGGGGGGCTCGGGCTGGACTCGGTCACCGTGGTCCGGCTGCTGGCCGCGATCCGGACCGAGACCGGCGTCGACGTCGCCGACCTCGACCTCGATCTGGACTCACTGGCCACGATCGGCACATTGACCGACTTCGTGGGTGCGCACTCGGGAACAGGGTGA
- a CDS encoding HAD-IIIC family phosphatase produces the protein MSRPPVKVVVWDLDGTLWPGIALESDELPSPYPAAVTTLDTLAGRGILVSVASRNPSEIGVLVEKSMLAGRFVAPQYGWGRKADALRRIADELDVGLDTLAFVDDDPFERADVERTLPSVTVLAPDEVAAALDWPELGAGPVTAAALSRLDSYRQRERRREARTAFAGSDEDFLGWCGLRATVRLAAADDRDRLVELAQRTTQYNSTGIELPAGPTVVLELADRFGDDGLVGAGVLSTSDGPVWTAGLVAVSCRAGGRGGVPLLLTGLGRLARSRGGARLLVPCRLTERNVPVRLGLKQAGFTASSRASDDAAVYGRDLAAAPEYPGWVDVEERL, from the coding sequence GTGAGCCGTCCGCCGGTCAAGGTGGTCGTCTGGGACCTGGACGGGACGCTCTGGCCCGGGATCGCGCTGGAGTCCGACGAGCTGCCGTCGCCCTATCCGGCCGCCGTGACGACGCTGGACACCCTCGCCGGGCGCGGGATCCTGGTCAGCGTCGCCAGCCGCAACCCGTCCGAGATCGGCGTGCTGGTGGAGAAGTCCATGCTGGCCGGCCGTTTCGTCGCCCCGCAGTACGGCTGGGGCCGCAAGGCCGACGCGCTGCGCCGGATCGCCGACGAGCTGGACGTCGGCCTGGACACGCTGGCCTTCGTCGACGACGACCCGTTCGAGCGGGCGGACGTCGAGCGGACGCTGCCGTCGGTGACCGTGCTGGCGCCGGACGAGGTCGCCGCCGCGCTGGACTGGCCGGAGCTCGGGGCCGGGCCGGTGACCGCGGCGGCACTGTCCCGGTTGGACAGTTACCGGCAGCGGGAACGACGGCGGGAGGCCCGTACGGCGTTCGCCGGGTCGGACGAGGACTTCCTGGGCTGGTGTGGGTTGCGGGCGACGGTCCGGCTCGCGGCCGCGGACGACCGGGACCGGCTGGTGGAGCTCGCCCAGCGGACCACCCAGTACAACTCGACCGGGATCGAGCTGCCGGCCGGCCCGACGGTCGTGCTGGAGCTGGCCGACCGGTTCGGCGACGACGGGCTGGTCGGGGCCGGTGTGCTGTCTACTTCGGACGGTCCGGTGTGGACGGCCGGCCTGGTGGCGGTGTCCTGCCGGGCCGGGGGTCGCGGCGGGGTGCCGCTGCTGCTGACCGGGCTGGGCCGGCTGGCGCGGTCCCGCGGCGGCGCCCGGTTGCTCGTCCCGTGCCGGCTGACCGAGCGGAACGTCCCGGTCCGGCTCGGGCTCAAGCAGGCCGGGTTCACCGCCTCGTCCCGGGCGTCGGACGATGCCGCCGTCTACGGCCGCGACCTGGCCGCCGCGCCCGAGTACCCCGGCTGGGTCGACGTGGAGGAGCGGCTGTGA
- a CDS encoding GNAT family N-acetyltransferase, which translates to MSADLVRSAVAADLDALIAYEIEIARISFGDEAITDPELHRKRITGSLGKADELTLVADRDGAVVGWVWLSGRTNSLTGDRYGNLRSLATSDVPGRSAVAELLLDAALAAAKDRGVSEVVGKVHMRNVNMRAVYAKLGFAAEHLSMRKAL; encoded by the coding sequence GTGTCCGCTGATCTCGTCCGGTCCGCGGTCGCGGCGGATCTCGACGCGCTCATCGCGTACGAGATCGAGATCGCCCGGATCTCCTTCGGCGACGAGGCGATCACCGATCCCGAGCTGCACCGCAAGCGGATCACCGGCTCGCTCGGCAAGGCCGACGAGCTCACCCTGGTCGCGGACCGGGACGGCGCGGTCGTCGGCTGGGTCTGGCTGTCCGGCCGGACGAACTCGCTGACCGGCGACCGCTACGGCAACCTCCGGTCGCTGGCGACCAGCGACGTCCCGGGCCGCAGTGCGGTCGCGGAGCTGCTGCTGGACGCCGCGCTGGCGGCGGCCAAGGACCGCGGCGTGTCCGAGGTCGTGGGCAAGGTCCACATGCGCAACGTCAACATGCGCGCGGTGTACGCGAAACTCGGCTTCGCCGCCGAGCACCTGTCGATGCGGAAGGCATTGTGA